The segment TTAGAAAAAGAACCCCCATTAAAAGATAATCCATTATTTGAATTAGATAATGTTATAATAACTCCTCACATGGCATGGTATTCTATTGATTCATTAATAGAAATACAAACAAAAGCAGCAGAAGAAGTTGCAAGAGTTTTAAGTGGACAACTTCCAATAAATCTTGTAAATAAAGATGTTTTAAAAATTATTAAAAATGAAAGAATATGATTCGAGTTTATCTTTCTGTTCCAATAATAGCTAATAGAGATTTAAAAATTACGAAAACTATTGCTGAAATTATAGAAAATGAAGGATATGAAATAATTTCAAAATGGGTTTT is part of the Nitrososphaerota archaeon genome and harbors:
- a CDS encoding NAD(P)-dependent oxidoreductase, giving the protein KLKLMKKNAIIINTSRGPVIDEKALYKALKEKWIAGAGLDVLEKEPPLKDNPLFELDNVIITPHMAWYSIDSLIEIQTKAAEEVARVLSGQLPINLVNKDVLKIIKNERI